In one Grus americana isolate bGruAme1 chromosome 1, bGruAme1.mat, whole genome shotgun sequence genomic region, the following are encoded:
- the TTLL1 gene encoding polyglutamylase complex subunit TTLL1 isoform X2: protein MSVQTIRNVFSVETGYRLSDDQIVNHFPNHYELTRKDLMVKNIKRYRKELEKEGSPLAEKDENGKYIYLDFVPVTFMLPADYNLFVEEFRKNPSSTWIMKPCGKAQGKGIFLINKLSQIKKWSRDSKTSSFVSQSSKEAYVISLYINNPLLIGGKKFDLRLYVLVSTYRPLRCYMYKLGFCRFCTVKYTPSTSELDNMFVHLTNVAIQKHGDDYNHIHGGKWTVSNLRLYLESTRGKEVTNKLFDEIHWIIVQSLKAVAPVMNNDKHCFECYGYDIIIDDKLKPWLIEVNASPSLTSSTANDRILKYNLINDTLNIAVPNGEIPDCKWNKSPPKEVLGNYEVLYDEEMAQSDGPDRDLRSRSGQSTGVKGNRARDSGKPVLTTWK, encoded by the exons ATGAGCGTCCAAAcaatcagaaatgttttcagtgtggaaaCTGGTTACCGTCTCTCTGATGACCAAATTGTCAATCATTTCCCAAACCATTATGAACTAACCAGAAAAGATTTGATGGTAAAGAATATCAAGCGATATAGGAAAGAACTTGAGAAAGAAGGAAGTCCTCTTGctgaaaaggatgaaaatgggaaatatatttatttgg ATTTTGTTCCTGTTACTTTTATGCTTCCTGCCGATTATAATCTCTTTGTtgaagaattcagaaaaaatcCTTCCAGCACTTGGATTATGAAACCTTGTGGCAAAGCTCAAGGAAAAGGAATCTTTCTAATCAATAAACTctcccaaattaaaaaatggtcTCGAGATAGCAAAACATCTTC GTTTGTATCTCAGTCTTCCAAAGAAGCCTATGTGATTTCACTCTATATCAACAATCCATTACTTATTGGTGGAAAGAAATTTGATCTTCGTCTATATGTTTTAGTATCTACTTATCGTCCACTGAGATGCTACAT GTATAAACTTGGATTTTGCCGGTTTTGCACAGTAAAATATACACCAAGTACAAGTGAATTGGATAACATGTTTGTACATCTTACAAATGTTGCCATTCAGAAACATGGG GATGATTACAATCATATCCATGGAGGCAAGTGGACAGTGAGTAACTTACGCCTGTATCTGGAGAGCACCCGTGGAAAGGAAGTCACAAACAAATTGTTTGATGAAATTCACTGGATCATCGTGCAGTCACTGAAGGCTGTTGCG cctgtaATGAATAATGATAAACACTGCTTTGAGTGTTATGGATATGACATTATCATTGATGACAAGCTTAAACCATGGCTAATTGAG gtTAATGCTTCCCCTTCTCTTACTTCCAGTACTGCTAACGATCGCATCTTGAAGTATAATCTTATAAATGACACGCTTAACATTGCTGTGCCTAATGGGGAAATTCCAGACTGTAAATGGAATAAATCTCCACCAAAAGAGGTTCTTGGCAATTATGAAGTCTT ATATGATGAAGAGATGGCACAAAGCGATGGGCCTGATCGTGACTTGCGAAGTCGTTCTGGGCAATCTACTGGAGTAAAAGGAAATCGAGCAAGAGATTCGGGAAAGCCTGTACTCACCACCTGGAAGTGA
- the TTLL1 gene encoding polyglutamylase complex subunit TTLL1 isoform X1: protein MAGKVKWVTDIEKSVLINNFEKRGWIQVAENEDWNFYWMSVQTIRNVFSVETGYRLSDDQIVNHFPNHYELTRKDLMVKNIKRYRKELEKEGSPLAEKDENGKYIYLDFVPVTFMLPADYNLFVEEFRKNPSSTWIMKPCGKAQGKGIFLINKLSQIKKWSRDSKTSSFVSQSSKEAYVISLYINNPLLIGGKKFDLRLYVLVSTYRPLRCYMYKLGFCRFCTVKYTPSTSELDNMFVHLTNVAIQKHGDDYNHIHGGKWTVSNLRLYLESTRGKEVTNKLFDEIHWIIVQSLKAVAPVMNNDKHCFECYGYDIIIDDKLKPWLIEVNASPSLTSSTANDRILKYNLINDTLNIAVPNGEIPDCKWNKSPPKEVLGNYEVLYDEEMAQSDGPDRDLRSRSGQSTGVKGNRARDSGKPVLTTWK, encoded by the exons ATGGCAGGAAAAGTAAAGTGGGTAACTGATatagaaaaatctgttctaaTAAACAACTTTGAAAAAAGAGGCTGGATTCAAGTGGCAGAAAATGAAGACTGGAATTTTTATTG GATGAGCGTCCAAAcaatcagaaatgttttcagtgtggaaaCTGGTTACCGTCTCTCTGATGACCAAATTGTCAATCATTTCCCAAACCATTATGAACTAACCAGAAAAGATTTGATGGTAAAGAATATCAAGCGATATAGGAAAGAACTTGAGAAAGAAGGAAGTCCTCTTGctgaaaaggatgaaaatgggaaatatatttatttgg ATTTTGTTCCTGTTACTTTTATGCTTCCTGCCGATTATAATCTCTTTGTtgaagaattcagaaaaaatcCTTCCAGCACTTGGATTATGAAACCTTGTGGCAAAGCTCAAGGAAAAGGAATCTTTCTAATCAATAAACTctcccaaattaaaaaatggtcTCGAGATAGCAAAACATCTTC GTTTGTATCTCAGTCTTCCAAAGAAGCCTATGTGATTTCACTCTATATCAACAATCCATTACTTATTGGTGGAAAGAAATTTGATCTTCGTCTATATGTTTTAGTATCTACTTATCGTCCACTGAGATGCTACAT GTATAAACTTGGATTTTGCCGGTTTTGCACAGTAAAATATACACCAAGTACAAGTGAATTGGATAACATGTTTGTACATCTTACAAATGTTGCCATTCAGAAACATGGG GATGATTACAATCATATCCATGGAGGCAAGTGGACAGTGAGTAACTTACGCCTGTATCTGGAGAGCACCCGTGGAAAGGAAGTCACAAACAAATTGTTTGATGAAATTCACTGGATCATCGTGCAGTCACTGAAGGCTGTTGCG cctgtaATGAATAATGATAAACACTGCTTTGAGTGTTATGGATATGACATTATCATTGATGACAAGCTTAAACCATGGCTAATTGAG gtTAATGCTTCCCCTTCTCTTACTTCCAGTACTGCTAACGATCGCATCTTGAAGTATAATCTTATAAATGACACGCTTAACATTGCTGTGCCTAATGGGGAAATTCCAGACTGTAAATGGAATAAATCTCCACCAAAAGAGGTTCTTGGCAATTATGAAGTCTT ATATGATGAAGAGATGGCACAAAGCGATGGGCCTGATCGTGACTTGCGAAGTCGTTCTGGGCAATCTACTGGAGTAAAAGGAAATCGAGCAAGAGATTCGGGAAAGCCTGTACTCACCACCTGGAAGTGA